Genomic DNA from Longimicrobium sp.:
GAGGGGCGGGCGAGGGCGCATCGGGACCCGGGGACGCGGGACGGGGATCGGGGAGCATCGGGGCCGGAGAGGCGGAATATGCCTGGCGTCCGGGACGCGGGCAACGCGCGGCGGCCGGGGCTATTGCCTAAACCCGCGGGACGATGAGAATTAGAAGATGAAACCCGGAGGGCGGGCGGCGCGTACCAGAGCGCCGGGAAGGACCGCTCGTGAGACCATCTGAGGAGTGACAGCCAATGTTCGCAACGATCGCCATGCTGGTCGCCGGTGCCGCGGCCATCTTCGGGTTCATCCAGGCGCGCAGCTTCACCCGGCGCAAGCTGCAGTTCGTGGACGCGGCGCAGAGCCCGGCGTTCCCGTGGATCATCGGCGGCGCCGCGATGCTGCTGGCCCTGCCGGTCGTCGCGCTCCTGCCGATCGTGGGCGGCGGCACGGCGCTGCTCTTCGGGCTGGGCGTGGCGGGCGGCGTGCTGGCCGGCAAGCAGGACATCGTGCGCCGGCGCCTGAACCCGTAATCTCGATTCTCCGAAACGACTTCGCGATCCGGGAGCGCACCCTGCAGCGCTCCCGGATCGCGTCGCGTCCATCCCTCGAATCGACCTTACGAGGGGTGGGTTTTAGCGGTTGAAGCCTCGCGCAGTTTGCGAGGCTTTCTGCCGTTGCCGCGGCTTCAGCCGCCCTTCACCGTCCCCGCTCCAGGCGGCGCTGCTCGCGGCGCTCGGCGCGCTCCAGGCGCTCGCGGCGGCGGGCGTCGCCGGGCTTCTCGCCCTCGTAGCGCACCTGCACCTCCACCCCGCCCATCATCGCGAAGCCGCCGATCCTGAGCACGGGCGCGCCGGGCTCCGAGGCGGGCGCGGCGGTGCCCGCCTGCCCGAAGCCGCCCATGATGGCCAGCCCGTTCAGGTCGACGTGCACCCCGGGCGGCACCACGATCTCCACCCCGCCCATCAGCACGAAGCAGTTGACCTCGGTCACCCCGGGCCCGAACCGCGCCTGGCGGAAGTCCAGCTCCGCCCCGCCCATCA
This window encodes:
- a CDS encoding DUF1707 domain-containing protein; this translates as MSDPTLRPVPLDQTRQRIVDQLVQHYAVENLDDRGLEERLTKAYQATSLAELSALVADLPAEPAPAGAPAAAGSVTRADYVPERQVVAAFMGGAERKGVWTPPEKLFVVAVMGGAELDFRQARFGPGVTEVNCFVLMGGVEIVVPPGVHVDLNGLAIMGGFGQAGTAAPASEPGAPVLRIGGFAMMGGVEVQVRYEGEKPGDARRRERLERAERREQRRLERGR